In one Acomys russatus chromosome 15, mAcoRus1.1, whole genome shotgun sequence genomic region, the following are encoded:
- the Tchhl1 gene encoding trichohyalin-like protein 1: MSRFLSGIFCVIETFHKYASEDGDKATLTHRELRQLLEGEIGNFLQPHFFHAVERKLNLLDIDRDGTISFEEFLLAIFSLLNLFYLDISLLNSEPRVMSKSEKMGAEDFQAIPRGSHQVAGAGPAQERLEFPSKMASSVQPRNEEGEADGHTKMSLREDVKIHNLPREASEPSDPENQQPEENCQEAAQEVPATEGDDEVPFKRNTLVEGSKQSSSLTQEIPRERGKPARRQSDTKISDHVAQRPSEDEERAAATQAPFPQKDKAASEPLEAAAGKPSETQEVFEPVDGTGLSEAGEVGKGADRVPPEGTSIAEREADSRTPETQALPTQETTQETRDQSQSVQSESRNASETSSGGEREEEWDEPERKTRPPAPETQTQDERCKELPGSWSENGAGAEKGSGAQDPSSEDDVNQNLPTITEESISGKEARPHEEDTTALVLAINRKSPAAEETLGTKERSQELAPPEKQSQDKNHRASRTPDKAVRVEDHPLPVAQSGEDTCETPNSLAPEVGKSSAGTGEPQVTGESQSQVDPHGSHNNHPDPQNPIAPGESRRVPEEVVLSIQEDRHAPEEQEQSAAEEQEEGLSSGTKRGPAVAAVEPCEGGEGVRKTTAGSKNRTSGKAESSAAQ; the protein is encoded by the exons ATGTCTCGGTTCCTGAGCGGCATCTTCTGTGTCATTGAGACATTCCACAAGTATGCCAGTGAGGATGGTGACAAGGCAACGCTGACccacagggagctgaggcagctcCTTGAGGGGGAAATCGGCAATTTCCTTCAG CCACATTTCTTTCACGCTGTGGAGAGAAAGTTGAACCTCCTGGATATTGACAGAGATGGCACCATCAGTTTTGAGGAGTTTCTTCTTGCCATCTTCAGCTTACTGAATCTCTTTTATCTTGACATATCATTACTAAATTCAGAACCAAGAGTGATGTCTAAATCAGAGAagatgggtgctgaggatttCCAGGCAATCCCTAGAGGCAGCCATCAGGTAGCGGGGGCTGGGCCAGCTCAAGAAAGGCTGGAATTTCCATCCAAAATGGCGTCATCAGTGCAGCCCAGGAATGAAGAAGGTGAGGCGGATGGACACACTAAGATGAGCCTACGGGAAGACGTTAAGATTCACAACCTGCCAAGAGAGGCATCTGAGCCCAGTGACCCTGAAAACCAACAGCCAGAAGAGAATTGTCAGGAAGCTGCACAAGAGGTGCCAGCAACAGAAGGTGACGACGAAGTCCCATTTAAGAGAAACACACTAGTAGAAGGCTCCAAACAGAGCAGCAGTCTGACCCAGGAGATccccagagaaagaggaaaaccagCCAGGAGGCAAAGCGACACCAAGATAAGTGACCACGTGGCGCAGAGGCCATCAGAAGATGAGGAACGCGCTGCTGCAACACAAGCTCCATTCCCGCAAAAAGACAAAGCTGCGTCAGAGCCGCTAGAAGCTGCTGCTGGGAAACCATCTGAGACACAGGAAGTGTTTGAGCCTGTGGATGGTACTGGACTATCCGAGGCTGGAGAAGTAGGAAAGGGTGCTGACAGAGTTCCACCCGAAGGCACAAGTATAGCGGAGCGTGAGGCTGACAGCAGAACGCCAGAGACCCAGGCATTACCCACACAAGAAACAACACAGGAAACGCGGGACCAGTCCCAGTCCGTTCAAAGCGAGAGCCGAAATGCTTCAGAGACGTCTAGTGGAGGcgaaagggaggaggagtgggacgAACCTGAAAGAAAAACCAGACCCCCAGCACCAGAAACCCAAACGCAGGATGAGAGGTGTAAGGAACTCCCAGGATCCTGGAGTGAAAACGGTGCAGGTGCCGAAAAGGGCTCTGGTGCGCAGGATCCAAGCTCTGAAGATGATGTAAATCAGAATCTCCCTACAATTACGGAAGAATCCATCTCAGGGAAAGAGGCAAGACCCCATGAGGAAGACACCACCGCACTTGTACTTGCGATCAACAGAAAGAGCCCTGCCGCTGAAGAGACACTGGGAACAAAAGAAAGGTCCCAAGAGCTGGCACCACCTGAGAAGCAGTCTCAAGACAAAAACCACAGGGCCTCTAGGACTCCTGACAAGGCAGTCAGGGTGGAGGACCACCCTTTACCAGTCGCACAGAGTGGTGAGGACACTTGTGAGACTCCCAACAGCCTAGCTCCAGAGGTAGGCAAGAGCAGCGCAGGGACAGGTGAACCACAAGTGACAGGGGAGTCCCAGAGTCAGGTAGACCCCCACGGAAGTCACAACAACCACCCAGATCCTCAGAATCCCATAGCACCCGGGGAGAGCCGCAGAGTGCCCGAGGAGGTAGTGCTGTCCATCCAGGAAGACAGACATGCCCCAGAGGAACAGGAGCAGTCTGCcgcagaggagcaggaggaaggcctGAGCTCAGGGACCAAAAGAGGCCCAGCGGTGGCAGCCGTGGAGCCCTGTGAAGGAGGGGAGGGTGTACGAAAGACCACAGCAGGAAGTAAAAACAGGACATCTGGAAAGGCAGAGAGCTCAGCAGCCCAGTGA